From a region of the Enterobacter cancerogenus genome:
- the cueR gene encoding Cu(I)-responsive transcriptional regulator, with translation MNISDVAKKTGLTSKAIRFYEEKGLVTPPLRSENGYRSYTQRHLDELTLLRQARQVGFNLEECGELVNLFNDPKRHSADVKKRTLEKVAEIERHIVELQTMREQLLQLANACPGDDSADCPIIDNLSGCCHRKIPV, from the coding sequence GTGAATATCAGTGATGTGGCGAAAAAAACCGGATTAACCAGCAAAGCGATCCGCTTCTACGAAGAGAAAGGGCTGGTGACGCCGCCGCTGCGCAGCGAGAATGGCTATCGCAGCTACACCCAGCGGCACCTCGATGAGCTGACGCTACTGCGACAGGCAAGGCAGGTAGGATTTAACCTTGAAGAGTGCGGCGAGCTGGTGAACCTGTTTAACGATCCGAAACGCCACAGCGCCGACGTCAAAAAACGCACGCTGGAAAAAGTGGCGGAGATCGAACGGCATATTGTTGAGCTGCAGACGATGCGTGAGCAGCTGCTGCAGCTGGCGAATGCCTGCCCGGGAGATGACAGCGCCGACTGTCCGATTATCGACAATCTTTCCGGCTGCTGTCATCGCAAAATTCCCGTCTGA